A genomic window from Solanum dulcamara chromosome 11, daSolDulc1.2, whole genome shotgun sequence includes:
- the LOC129872442 gene encoding uncharacterized protein LOC129872442 produces MKEEIVKAMKEFHYTPNVVGLNYEDLCIHPDPDLPEGFKVPKFDTFDGIGNPLAHLRAYCDQLVGVGKNEALLMRLFSRSLSGEALEWFTSQEMKQWPNWNALAKDFIEIFAYNVEIIPNRYSLEKIKQKSTESYREYAYRWRKEAARVRPSMTEKEIIEVFVRNQEPEYYDRMLLLVGAKFAEVVKIGETIEDGLKTGRITRVAIQTSSSVLFKKKKEDVSFISDAPDRRIRRSPYFSSRKTSPFKIYPPSPKNPYPIFYVQPSYQTSPPNYLPPHYQTAQRPNFQTPAPFRRNPLNYRQVPLPPQNNYNFPRPNLENKSSRVFSLLIETRTQLFERLKAAGMIQTIDPENINVNSKLYKPDLYYAYHSGGAGHITEDCINLKHKIQDLIDQKVVTLQTAGPNVNNNPPSNHGGVTINMIEIGKDWNTDKPIVPVKLDNLEKPFPHMHQSFSVRKSTNKLV; encoded by the coding sequence ATGAAAGAGGAAATTGTAAAAGCTATGAAGGAGTTTCACTACACCCCGAATGTTGTTGGTTTGAATTATGAAGATCTGTGTATCCATCCAGATCCGGACCTTCCGGAAGGGTTTAAAGTACCTAAATTTGATACTTTTGATGGAATTGGGAATCCTTTGGCTCATTTGAGAGCATATTGTGATCAACTCGTAGGAGTTGGGAAGAATGAGGCATTATTAATGCGACTCTTTAGCCGAAGCTTAAGCGGAGAGGCCTTGGAATGGTTTACTTCTCAAGAGATGAAACAGTGGCCAAATTGGAATGCTTTGGCTAAAGATTTCATCGAAATATTTGCTTACAATGTGGAGATCATTCCCAATCGTTATTCTTTAGAGAAAATCAAACAAAAGTCTACTGAAAGCTATCGAGAGTACGCCTACCGTTGGAGGAAAGAGGCTGCCAGAGTGAGACCTTCCATGACTGAAAAAGAGATTATTGAAGTCTTTGTACGCAATCAAGAGCCTGAGTACTATGACAGGATGTTGTTGCTCGTAGGAGCAAAATTTGCTGAGGTAGTCAAAATTGGTGAGACCATCGAAGATGGTCTTAAGACTGGAAGGATTACCCGTGTGGCTATCCAAACTAGTTCCTCAGttttgttcaaaaagaaaaaagaagatgtGTCCTTTATTTCTGATGCGCCCGATAGAAGGATACGAAGATCACCCTATTTTAGCTCTAGAAAAACCTCACCCTTCAAAATCTACCCCCCATCTCCAAAAAATCCCTACCCAATTTTTTACGTCCAACCGAGTTACCAAACTTCGCCTCCTAATTACCTACCTCCGCACTATCAAACTGCACAACGCCCAAATTTTCAAACTCCCGCACCTTTTCGCCGAAATCCTCTGAACTACCGTCAAGTACCTCTACCTCCGCAAAATAATTATAACTTTCCTCGCCCAAACCTTGAGAATAAATCCTCTCGAGTCTTTAGTCTTTTGATTGAGACCCGAACACAGCTTTTTGAGAGATTAAAAGCGGCTGGCATGATACAAACAATCGACCCAGAGAACATTAATGTCAATTCCAAACTTTACAAACCAGATCTTTATTATGCTTATCATTCAGGAGGTGCTGGGCATATCACCGAGGATTGCATCAACTTGAAGCATAAAATTCAAGACCTGATAGATCAAAAGGTTGTCACTCTCCAAACTGCCGGTCCTAATGTCAATAATAACCCCCCGTCTAATCATGGAGGGGTGACTATTAACATGATTGAAATTGGGAAAGATTGGAATACAGATAAGCCGATAGTCCCAGTCAAACTTGACAATCTTGAAAAGCCTTTTCCTCATATGCATCAGTCATTTTCGGTGCGAAAGTCAACCAATAAGTTGGTCTAG